The Candidatus Nitrosopumilus sp. SW genomic sequence ATAATTATTTGAATTTCTTTTTTGTAAATTCTGTTAATCCTTGTTTTTTCATTTGTTCAGATTCTTTTAGAACGGATTTATGTTGATCTGATTTGTGCTGTTTGAGTTTCTTTTGTAATTCTGGAAATTCGTTTGCAAGTATTTTCATTGCATATATTGCTGCATTTCCAGCTTTGTTAACTCCCACTGAAACAACAGGTGAACCAGAGGGCATTTCGGTGATGGACAACAATGAATCCAATCCTCCAAAGGCAGAAAATTTTGCTGTGTCTGTTTTCTTTGGATGTTTATCATTATAGACCAGTATTGGAACCCCGATTACTGGGATAACTGTGTGTGATGCTATCATGCCAGGAAGATGTGCTGCACCTCCAGCTCCTGCAATGATTATTTTGAATCCCATCTTTTCAGCATGTTGTGCATACTCTGCTAATCTTGAAGGAGTTCTATGTGCAGAAATAATTTGATCTTCATGTTTGACTTTAAATTCATCAAATATTTCTGCAGCACCTTTCATAATTCTACTATCAGAACTTGATCCCATAATTATTCCAACAAGAGGTTTTTTTGAATATGTCATAATATTAGAAAAAACTAGAGAGTAATTAACAATAACTATTACAAGAAATCATTGAACTATTAGAAACATCATTAGCTATTTTTATTCGAAAAATATGAGGTAGATAATGGCAAAGATTCTGGGAATTATTGGCGGAGGTCAACTTGGAATGATGATAGCAGAGGCTGCAAAAAAGATGCCTGAAGAGGTATCAAAAATCATTGTGTTAGATCCGACTGAAAACTGTCCTGCAGCTCAAGTTGGTGCCGAGCAAATTATTGCAGATTTCAAAGACAAAGATGCCATAGTTGCACTATCTGAAAAATCAGATATCATCACATATGAAATAGAATCAGGAGATAGTCAAGTACTAAAATCTGTTGAAAAGAATGCAGAGATCAATCCATCTCCAGAAACACTACATACAATTCAAGACAAATTTTTACAAAAAACTTTTCTTAAAGAACACAACATTCCAGTTCCGGAATTTATAGAAATTTCAGATATTGACGACGTTAAAGAAGGTTTGAAAAAATTTGGATATCCCGCATTACTAAAAGCAAGACGAGATGCATATGATGGACGAGGTAATTTTAAAATCGATTCAGAGGAAATGATCCAAATAGCTTATGATTACTTTAAAGGTCAAAAATTAATGTTAGAGAAATTTGTGCCATTTAAAATGGAAGTATCTGTAATTGCAGCTAGAAATACCAAAGGTGAAATCAAAACATTTCCACTAGTGGAAAACATTCATGAAGAAAATATTTTACGTGAGACAATTGCTCCCGCAAGAGTTTCTGAAGAAGTAACAAAAAATGCAGAAAAAATTGCTAGTCAAACTATGGATGTTCTCAAAGGAGCAGGGGTATTTGGAATTGAAATGTTTGTTACTCAAGATGATCAAATTGTAATTAATGAGATTGCCCCAAGAGTACATAATTCAGGACATCATACTTTACAATCAAGTGAAACCTCTCAATTTGAACAACATTTACGTGCAATTTTGGGATTAGAACTTGGCAGTACCAAACTTTTACATCCTACTATTATGTACAATATACTTGGAACAAAAACCTTTGAAGGTGAATACAAGCCATTAGAAATTCCTGATGAAAATCTATTTTTGAAAATGTATGGGAAGAAAATTTCAAAACCTATGAGAAAATTAGGTCATTTTAACCTCATTGCAACTGATAACGAATCAATTAATGATCTATTAGTGAAATTAGAATCCATAAAACCTAGGGCAGTAGTTCAATCAGCCTAACTAAGTTTATTAATTGTGAGAGAAAAAAATCATCATGGCATTAACTGCAGCATTAATTATTACGGGAATTGCAATAGGATTACTTCTAATTTATGCTGCTGATGTGGCAGTTGCAATGTCTTCAGATAGTGATTATGGGTTTTTGCCTCTTGATCATATGCAAAGAGGCATAGGTTTAGGAGCACCTGCATTGATTTTGCCAATAATTGCATTTTTCATATCTCTTAAGGAATCATCTAAAGGATTAGGCATCATGATAATCATTACAGGTATTTTGATCATTATTGGAGGAATTGTAGTAATGGTAAATCCTGCACCTGCATCTGAAACTTCGGACAGGGATCCTATGGCTTCAATGGCTATGATGTTAGTTCCCGCAATTATCCAGTTAGCATTAGGCGGAATCAAAATAGCAAAATCATAATCCGAATTATTATGCCAATTTGTGCAAAATGTAGTAATGATGTAAAGAAAGTATATGATTGCGATCATACAGATTATGAAGATTATTGTGTAGAATGTTATACTGAACTGCACTATTACATGACAGAAAGTGAAAATAATGCTAACTGACCGAGAAATAGCCATTTATGCTCTGGGAAAAACAGAAGGAGTTCATTCGATAGCTGAAACTTTAGGAAAAGGTCTGGATGATGAAAAATACATTGAATCTTGGAATAAAACTATGAAGTTACTAGGAATTGAACTATCCTTAAAAGAATTAGAAAAAATTTACAAGGAATTTGCTGAGAAGATGGAGCAAGTAGTGGATAACTCAGAATCAAAAAATAAAGACAGTATGGGTAAGAAAACTCAAAAAATAAAATAGAAAATTTTGATATACTCTAAAAATTAGACGAATACATTGAAAGCAATAATTTTGGCGGGTGGACGTGGAAAAAGACTAAAACCAGTAACAGATTATGTTCCAAAACCTCTTGTCCCAATAAAGAATATTCCAATAATAGAGTGGCAAATAAGATATCTGAAAAAATTTGGAATCAATGAAGTTATCATTTGTACAGGGTATAAAACAGAAATGATTGAAAACCATTTGAATATGAAAGATATTGGAATCAAAATAAAATTTTCAATTGAAAAATCACCGTTAGGCACTGGAGGAGCTATCAAGAAAGCAGGAAAGATGATTAAAGAAAAATCTTTTTTTGTATTAAATGGAGATACAATTACAAACATTGATTTAAAAAAACTGGAAAAAAAGAAAAATGCAATTGCATCTATAGAGTTGAGAACAAAGTATGGAATTTTGGAAACTAATGCCGACAAGATTTTAAATTTTAGAGAGAAAAAAGAAATCTCGGACACCTGGATGAATGCGGGAATTTACCATCTAGAAAAAACAATTCTAAAAGAACTTCCAGATAAAGGAGATATTGAAAAAACAGTTTTTCCAAAATATGCCAAAAAAGGCATTTTAAATACAGTCAAATTCAAAAATTCAAAATGGTATTCTGTAGATTCATTCAAAGATATGGAAGAATGCGCATTAGAAATAGAGAAAATAATAAAATAGATTTTTGATTTATGCACCAGTTCTGTGCAGTGTTACCATCATGTATGCTACCTCTTCAACAAAGGGCTCATCTTTACTGGCAGATGCATATTTTGTGGCATCATCCCAAAATGTAGATTCTTGTGATGGTTTTTGTGCAAATATTTGTTCGCTCAACATTTCATAGTTTACAGATTTTTGGATAATATGACGCCTCAAGGAAAATTAACCTAATGCTAAAAGAGATACACTAGAATATCCAATTAATCTAGATAATTCATGCGTATTGCATGCAGTTTAGGCTCAATGCTTTCAATAAATGAAGTTCTAAATTGTGCTGAAAAGATAGCAAAAACCAATTCAGATGCAATTTGGGTGCCTGAAACATGGGGAATGGAGAATTTCTCAATGCTAAGTGCCGTATCTAGCAGGACATCTGCCCAAAAAATTGGTTCATCAATAATTAACATCTATTCTCGCAGCCCAGCAGCAATTGCCATGGGTGCAGTTACTGTAGATACCTTATCTGAAGGAAGGTTGATTCTAGGCCTTGGAACTAGTAGCCTGCCAATTGTAGAAACTTTTCATGGATATGAATTTGAAAAACCATTACAAAGAATGAAGGAATATGTGGAAATAATCAAACTGATAACTTCTGGAAAACCAATTAATTATTCTGGAAATATTTTCAATTTGAAAAATTTTACATTATTGATCAAACCTCAAAGAGAATCAATTCCAATATACATTGCAGCAGTTAATCAAAAAATGGTTGATTTGACATGGGAAATTGGAGACGGTGTGATTTTTTATCTTAGGCCAAAAAATGAAATGAAAGAAACAATTCAAAAAATGCAATCAAAAAGAAAAATTGATGTCACGTGTCAAATAATCACTTGTGTTTCAGAAAATTCAGATGAAGCAATAGAACGTGCAAAAAAAACACTATCATTTTACATATCTGTTGGTAAAATATATAGAGAATTTTTAGCAGAAAATGGATTTGAAAATGAAACATCAAACATATTTGAAGAGTTTAAAAAATCAGGTTTTGCATCTAATCATGAATTGGTATCGGATTCGATGCTGAAAGAACTAACTATCTGTGGAACTCCTGAAGACTGTAAAAAACAACTTGATAGTTTTAGACAAACAGGAATTGATTTGCCAATAATACAATTTAATCCTGTAGGAGACACTATGAAATCTTTTGAACTATTACAAAAAACATTTTTGGATTAGATAAACATGAACAAGGTAGGAATTGCAGCATATGGAATCACTCCATTTACAAAAGAAGACAAAAAAATAGAAACAGTACTTTTTGAATCTGCCAAAAACCTTTTTGAGAACAATCTCAATATACAAAAAGACGAGATAGATGCAGTACTTGTATCCACAAATAACAATTCAAAATATTTAGCTCCTGTTTTGTCTGAAACCCTTGAAATTCAACCAAAAACTGCTCATTCTATAGAGAATTTGTGTAATTCAGGTACCAATTCCATAGTTTCGGCATATTCGTACATTGCCTCAGGCTTGGCAGACATGGTATTGGTAAGTGGTGCTGAAAGATATGATAGTCCTGGTCAGATTTTAGAGTGGGATAATTCTAGAGGAGAATTTAAACATCCAATATTTTGGGCATCAATTTTTACGAGTTCCTATAAACGCAAATTCTCTGTAACTGATGAAGAACTGGCAATGGTTTCAGTGAAAAATCACAAACAAGCTCAAAATAATCCAAACGCACTTTCAAAAAAAATGTATTCTGTTCAAGATGTTATAAATTCCAAAAAAATCACCAAAGATATCCGATTGCTTGATTGTTCAAGATCATGTACTGGAAGTGCATCAATTATCTTGGCATCAGAAAACATTATGAAAAAAATTACTGAACAACCAATCTGGATTTCTGGAATAGGACAAAAAACAATTTCTGCAGGATTTACAAAAAATGAATCATTTTATTCTATGGAATCAACCAAAACAGCAACTCATGCAGCATTACAGATGGCAGATAAAAAAATTCAAGACGTTGATGTAGCAGAAGTACATGATGCCTTTTCTGTATGTGAGCCAATGGCCTTAGAAGCACTTGGATTATCTAATCCGGGCAAAGGCTCGATGCTGGTCAAAGAACTTTATGAGACAAATAATCTTAAGATTAATCCCCGTGGAGGACTGATAGGGTGTGGACACCCACTTGGAGCAACAGGAATTGCACAAACAATTGAAATCACACAACAATTACAACACAATGCAAAAAATAGACAAGTAGAAAATGCAAATGTCGGCCTAGTTCACAACATGTCAGCCGCAGCAACATCTTCAACAATTTTGGTGTTAGAAAAATGAGTTTTGAGTCAGAGCTTTCCAAAGGGAATTTTTTGATTCCTGAGTGTACTGTTTGTAAGAAAATCGTATGGCCTCCTACGGAATTTTGCAGTAAATGTATGGCCAAAACATCCTTGAAGGAAGGGGATTTCAAAGGTAAAATAATTGAATTTTCTAGTCAAAATGAAGATTATTTTTGCATTGTGGATATTGAAAATTCATTTAAAATTATGGCAAAAATGTCTACTGAGCCTCATATTGATCAAATAGTAAAAATCTCAAAATGTGGAATTGAAAAAGGCAACTACTATTTTGAGATTAATTAAATCGGGTATAGATGTAAGGGGTTTCAGTAGTTTGATCAAATGTCCAAACAGTTGGAAGAGAAACTGTATCTAACACTTGTAAATCATGATTTTGGATTAATGAACTCCATCCGCCGTCCGTCAAGTTTCCAGACAAATGTCGTTTTGAATGAGTTCCTGCAAACACTAATCCTGTAGATGTTTTGAGTTGTTCAAGTGATTTTATTTTATCAATTATACTTGTTGCCAACACATCCCCTCCCATTTGAGGTAAACCTCCAATGAAAAATACAGGATGTTTTAATTGAAATTTTGAATAATCGCATTCCAGTGCATCCTCACAATGTGGATCAAAATTTTGATTTGTTTCTTTACAGATTAATTTCTGTAATTCTACAAGACCATCATCGATTTCAATACTGTGTGGTGTGAATCCCAAAACTTTTCCACAAAAAGCTATTCGTCCATCTCCTGAACCAATATCTACCAATTCCTCATAGCCCAATTTTTTTGCAATTAATACCATCAAATATGCAGAGATCATCCAAGTAGGATAAAATGGCTGACAACTTGTACCATGTTTGATACTGTTTAACCAATAATCGTTAATGTCACCTTCGTAAATCACACAATCAGTACCCAAAATTTTTTCTTCAAAAGAATTGGAGTAAATGGGGTTTTTTTCTGCAAATTCATGAAGAGATTTCAAATGTTTTTCTTCAAATGGAAATTTCTCAGAACTAGAGGCAGGCAATAGCTCCTGAATATGGGCATTTCCAGAATAATTTTTGGCAAAATCCCGTTTAATTAAAACAAGGTTTTGAATAATCTCATCAAACATGAATTTTGTAAAAACAAGGGTTTGATAAACTCATTGTAGTTTAAGATGATTTATTGGATGAAAGGTAAGCAATTTCTTGTTCAACTTTTTTTAGTTGATCAACAGTAGTGGTTTGTAATGTTTCAATTTCTTCAAGTTCGTTTTCTAAAGGATCCATTACTAATTGAAATTCTAATTGTTTTAGCGTGTTTAGGTAAAAATCGCGCTGTTCAAGTAGTTTTTCAATTATGATTTCAGACATAAATTATTTGAAATCTTGTTGTATTTAGATAAAGTGTTTGAAAATTTATGAAATATCGAATTTTAGTAAGATGAATCATCATTTTGACAATCATCACAAGGACAATGCCAATGGCACTGAAGATTTTGGCGTTGTTTCAAATCTTTTTTCTTTTGTACCATAATCCACATTTTTTCTCAAGGCTAATATTGTTTTACCCACATTCCTTCGCTAGTATTGTCAATCACAAATATGAAACGAAAAACTCAATGAATTTTAACGGGTATTATGTAATTACCCACCTTACTATATCTAAAAAGAGGAAATAGAGGACATGCGTTCAAAAATAATAACGGTATCAAAATTATCAAAAAAAACTAAAACGAATAATCAAAAAGCTGCAAAAACACGTAGACAAAGAGGGTATCAATGGGAAGACACATTGGTTAAAAGATTCAACAGTGCTTCGAATTGGAAGGCATTTCGATTAGGATCTCCCAGTATTGCTTTGCCTGATGTTTTGGCAGTTAATACTGAAAATAGCACAATTTTTACCATTGAGGCAAAATCTGGAACAAGTACTTCACTACCAGTTCCATTTGATCAGATTGAGAGATGTTTGGAATGGGTAAAGACGTTTGACATTTACAAAAAAAGACAGGTATTGTTAGCATTCAAATTTCTATCTAAGAAAAGATTGGGAGTAGGCAAATACGAAAGTCGAGAACTAAGAGAGTTTTACAAAATTTGGGATGAAACATTAGATATTACTGACTGTGTGTGCACATATGAAGGAAAAATTTATGCTAAAATAGACGGTTCGAGAAAAGAACTCAATCTTCAAGAATGTAATATGCCTTTTAAAACAAAGCAGCGTAAATAGTGCCTAATTTCGTAAAACCTACAAATCGTTTTTAAAGAATAAACAAGAATCAAATACATTGTCTGAAGTAAAAAAAGATGAAGAAGCCCAATTACAGTGGGAATTAGAAACTAAAAGAATTCAAAAAATTAAAAATCCTGCAGAATCTGTTGAAGAGGTTTCAGAACCAATTGAAGAACATGACTCCGAAACAGAATTACCTGAAATTAGCATCAAAACAAGTTATGATGAAAAACCATCAACCGAGATTAATTCAGCAGCCCTTTTAGAAACTGCTTCTGATGCAGAAGTGAATTCAAGAATCAGTTTTGAAGAATTCACCGATGAAAAGACTCTGATCAGTCATGATGCGTTTGGAAACAAGCAAATGAAAATTAAAGTGTTAGAAGTATCTGATGAAACACCCCCATGAAATGGAAGTTTGGTGACAGGGTAAAAGTGACCAAGATTCTGATAACCATAAAACATCTCACAACACAAGAAGTAGAAGAAGGAGAATTTGATGTGGAGGCAATAGAAAGAGAATTACAAGAAAAGAGACATTATACCTCCACTAATAGATGGATCCCTGCAGAAGATATCAAAAACGGATATGTTGTAGGTTCAAAGCATACACGATTAATCAGTGATGCCTCTGCATTAGACTACATAGTATTCTAAGCATCAATCATTTTTCTCTGAAAAACATTATAAAGATAAGAATTCGAAAAATGTCATGAGTTCAAAAGAATTTGATGTGAATGGTACTGATTACAAAATTGTGATAACAGATCAGATTGTAGGACATGTAAATAACCTCAAAAACCTCTACAATTCAACATATGAAGATCCTGAGAGTTTTGAGGATGTCAGTGCAGAAATTTCAAACACCATAAATGAAATTGCAGCCACAGTAGAACCTGAAGTAGAAGACAGTGATCTTGACGGATTAATTCAAGAAGTTATCAAAGCAGTAGATAGTAAAGCTGAAGAAATTGAGAAGGAATTAGAAGGAAAAGAAACACCAAAGAAAAAATCAAAATCTAAAAAATAATCTCATTTGACCTTAAACTCATAAAAATTTGGGGGATAAATTATATTCTAAATAAAACAACATACATTATGTCTGGAAGTTGTGAATGTGGGATTTGTGGCCATCATTCTGAATCAGAATGTCTTGAAAAAGAATGTAAATGCTGTTTGAATTTTCATGAAAGATCCGGACCGAAACGAAAATAATTTTAAATTAATTTTCTTCTTTAAAACAACTGCAATTCTTAGACATGTGTCGATTACAACCAAATAATTTATGATCTTTGCATCCACATAACACACATTTCTTTTCACTCAAATCTTATCCCCTAACTCCTTTACATCTTCCATCATCTTATTATCCTCAAGGGATTCTAAAATCTTCAATCTCATATTTTTTACTCTATGAACATCGTCCTGGTAAAGAGGGGCCATTGTTTCAATTTCTTGTTCAAATGAGTAATTTTCTAAATAATTTCTGAATTTTGATTTTAGAGGTTTAAAGTCAGAATGAGGAATTTTACTATCCTCGATTTTGTTTGAAACAACTTTCAAAAATCCATTGATTTTAAGTAATTCTTTTTTAATAGCATCTAGATCTCCAGGTTTATCATTAATTTCTTTAAGATGTTTGTGGGATTCAAGGATTTGTAAGAGAATGCTTTTCAAATATTCGTTGTATGTAACCACAAC encodes the following:
- the purE gene encoding 5-(carboxyamino)imidazole ribonucleotide mutase encodes the protein MTYSKKPLVGIIMGSSSDSRIMKGAAEIFDEFKVKHEDQIISAHRTPSRLAEYAQHAEKMGFKIIIAGAGGAAHLPGMIASHTVIPVIGVPILVYNDKHPKKTDTAKFSAFGGLDSLLSITEMPSGSPVVSVGVNKAGNAAIYAMKILANEFPELQKKLKQHKSDQHKSVLKESEQMKKQGLTEFTKKKFK
- a CDS encoding 5-(carboxyamino)imidazole ribonucleotide synthase, with the translated sequence MAKILGIIGGGQLGMMIAEAAKKMPEEVSKIIVLDPTENCPAAQVGAEQIIADFKDKDAIVALSEKSDIITYEIESGDSQVLKSVEKNAEINPSPETLHTIQDKFLQKTFLKEHNIPVPEFIEISDIDDVKEGLKKFGYPALLKARRDAYDGRGNFKIDSEEMIQIAYDYFKGQKLMLEKFVPFKMEVSVIAARNTKGEIKTFPLVENIHEENILRETIAPARVSEEVTKNAEKIASQTMDVLKGAGVFGIEMFVTQDDQIVINEIAPRVHNSGHHTLQSSETSQFEQHLRAILGLELGSTKLLHPTIMYNILGTKTFEGEYKPLEIPDENLFLKMYGKKISKPMRKLGHFNLIATDNESINDLLVKLESIKPRAVVQSA
- a CDS encoding iron-containing alcohol dehydrogenase, giving the protein MLTDREIAIYALGKTEGVHSIAETLGKGLDDEKYIESWNKTMKLLGIELSLKELEKIYKEFAEKMEQVVDNSESKNKDSMGKKTQKIK
- a CDS encoding nucleotidyltransferase family protein, encoding MKAIILAGGRGKRLKPVTDYVPKPLVPIKNIPIIEWQIRYLKKFGINEVIICTGYKTEMIENHLNMKDIGIKIKFSIEKSPLGTGGAIKKAGKMIKEKSFFVLNGDTITNIDLKKLEKKKNAIASIELRTKYGILETNADKILNFREKKEISDTWMNAGIYHLEKTILKELPDKGDIEKTVFPKYAKKGILNTVKFKNSKWYSVDSFKDMEECALEIEKIIK
- a CDS encoding LLM class flavin-dependent oxidoreductase, which gives rise to MRIACSLGSMLSINEVLNCAEKIAKTNSDAIWVPETWGMENFSMLSAVSSRTSAQKIGSSIINIYSRSPAAIAMGAVTVDTLSEGRLILGLGTSSLPIVETFHGYEFEKPLQRMKEYVEIIKLITSGKPINYSGNIFNLKNFTLLIKPQRESIPIYIAAVNQKMVDLTWEIGDGVIFYLRPKNEMKETIQKMQSKRKIDVTCQIITCVSENSDEAIERAKKTLSFYISVGKIYREFLAENGFENETSNIFEEFKKSGFASNHELVSDSMLKELTICGTPEDCKKQLDSFRQTGIDLPIIQFNPVGDTMKSFELLQKTFLD
- a CDS encoding thiolase family protein — its product is MNKVGIAAYGITPFTKEDKKIETVLFESAKNLFENNLNIQKDEIDAVLVSTNNNSKYLAPVLSETLEIQPKTAHSIENLCNSGTNSIVSAYSYIASGLADMVLVSGAERYDSPGQILEWDNSRGEFKHPIFWASIFTSSYKRKFSVTDEELAMVSVKNHKQAQNNPNALSKKMYSVQDVINSKKITKDIRLLDCSRSCTGSASIILASENIMKKITEQPIWISGIGQKTISAGFTKNESFYSMESTKTATHAALQMADKKIQDVDVAEVHDAFSVCEPMALEALGLSNPGKGSMLVKELYETNNLKINPRGGLIGCGHPLGATGIAQTIEITQQLQHNAKNRQVENANVGLVHNMSAAATSSTILVLEK
- a CDS encoding resolvase, yielding MRSKIITVSKLSKKTKTNNQKAAKTRRQRGYQWEDTLVKRFNSASNWKAFRLGSPSIALPDVLAVNTENSTIFTIEAKSGTSTSLPVPFDQIERCLEWVKTFDIYKKRQVLLAFKFLSKKRLGVGKYESRELREFYKIWDETLDITDCVCTYEGKIYAKIDGSRKELNLQECNMPFKTKQRK